Proteins from a genomic interval of Desulfofustis limnaeus:
- a CDS encoding NYN domain-containing protein, giving the protein MDELKQKIALFIDADNAPANKFEDVLSEVAKYGVVTIRKAYGNWKSPTLKQWEDLLHEYAIQPIQQYDLTKGKNASDIALVIDAMDVMYTKDIDVMCFVSSDCDFTPMVTRALAEGKVVLGFGERKTPAPFVNACSKFLFLDQEPKQNGAGQTKAKNIKSDTKLINLLRQAVEATEDESGWAALGPVGSHISNKTSFDTRNYGYKNLSSLFKAIDLFELKRGPGNSYLVRDARKNK; this is encoded by the coding sequence ATGGACGAATTGAAACAGAAAATCGCATTGTTCATCGATGCCGATAATGCCCCTGCGAATAAGTTCGAAGATGTTTTGAGCGAGGTAGCCAAATATGGCGTGGTAACCATACGGAAGGCGTATGGGAACTGGAAATCGCCCACGTTAAAGCAATGGGAAGATCTCCTGCACGAATATGCGATCCAGCCAATTCAGCAGTATGATCTCACCAAGGGCAAAAACGCTTCGGATATTGCACTCGTTATTGACGCGATGGATGTGATGTACACCAAGGATATTGATGTGATGTGCTTTGTTTCATCGGACTGTGATTTCACCCCGATGGTCACCCGTGCGCTTGCCGAAGGCAAGGTCGTGCTTGGCTTTGGTGAACGCAAGACCCCGGCTCCATTTGTGAATGCATGTTCAAAGTTTCTGTTTTTGGATCAGGAACCAAAGCAGAACGGAGCGGGACAGACAAAGGCAAAAAACATCAAATCCGACACCAAACTGATAAATTTATTGCGTCAGGCCGTCGAGGCAACGGAGGACGAAAGCGGGTGGGCAGCTCTTGGTCCGGTGGGATCGCATATTTCGAACAAAACCTCTTTTGACACCAGGAACTACGGTTACAAAAATCTGAGCAGCCTCTTCAAGGCCATCGACCTCTTTGAACTCAAGCGCGGACCGGGCAATTCCTATCTGGTCAGGGATGCACGGAAAAATAAATGA
- a CDS encoding GIY-YIG nuclease family protein, with product MKKGADNQLERPISLKQLAEELGFHTSSVRKAVARRGFVPFTLSEGKNKPLFLNPEDAESFKKQIENERNNSIIANVGISPSRISGVYFIEVPTYEGENRIKIGWSDNISDRISTYRTIVPDLHIKAFWPTTDAWCERAALKCAERLGKRVHQELFEFDDIDVVLSELSDLFLKMGIENKHQLIDSDAQPSLPADARTSRG from the coding sequence ATGAAAAAAGGGGCAGACAATCAGCTTGAACGGCCAATTTCGTTGAAACAGTTAGCAGAAGAATTGGGTTTTCATACCTCATCAGTTCGAAAAGCAGTTGCTCGTAGAGGTTTCGTACCGTTTACTTTGTCAGAGGGCAAGAACAAGCCCCTTTTCCTAAACCCAGAAGACGCTGAATCATTTAAAAAGCAAATAGAAAATGAACGTAACAATTCCATAATTGCAAACGTCGGTATTTCTCCATCGAGAATCAGTGGGGTATATTTTATTGAAGTTCCAACATACGAAGGGGAAAATAGGATTAAAATCGGATGGAGTGATAATATTTCTGATCGTATTTCCACCTATCGCACAATCGTCCCGGACCTTCATATAAAAGCCTTTTGGCCAACCACCGATGCATGGTGCGAACGAGCTGCACTTAAATGCGCTGAAAGGTTGGGCAAGCGTGTTCATCAGGAACTATTTGAATTTGATGACATTGATGTTGTTCTATCCGAGCTTTCTGATCTATTTTTAAAAATGGGTATCGAGAATAAACATCAACTAATAGACAGCGACGCCCAACCATCGCTTCCAGCCGACGCTCGTACCTCGCGCGGCTGA
- a CDS encoding VOC family protein, with translation MKPRISMITLGVRDLERSIEFYENGLGLPRMDAPPEVAFFTLNGTWLCLYGRDALAEDASVSGAGTGFAGFSLAHNVRSELEVDQVMAQAASVGAVVTKPPRKTEWGGYAGYFADPDGYLWEIAHNPLFWVGPADDPA, from the coding sequence ATGAAGCCAAGAATCAGCATGATCACTCTGGGCGTCAGAGACCTGGAGCGCTCGATCGAATTCTATGAAAACGGGCTCGGCCTGCCGCGGATGGACGCTCCTCCGGAGGTGGCCTTTTTCACCCTGAACGGCACCTGGTTGTGCCTGTACGGGCGTGACGCCCTGGCCGAAGATGCGTCGGTGAGCGGAGCCGGAACGGGGTTTGCCGGATTCAGCCTGGCGCACAATGTGAGATCTGAGTTGGAGGTAGACCAGGTGATGGCCCAGGCCGCATCAGTTGGCGCCGTAGTGACAAAACCTCCCCGGAAAACCGAGTGGGGCGGCTATGCCGGCTACTTCGCCGACCCCGACGGCTATCTTTGGGAAATCGCGCACAATCCACTATTCTGGGTCGGACCTGCGGATGACCCCGCATGA
- a CDS encoding SDR family oxidoreductase: protein MSTITKVALVTGASRGIGRAVALRLADDGFIVVVSFAGNAQKAAEVVNDIKQAGGTAIALQADVANTADVEQLFQQALSTFGRIDVVVNSAGIMSLSPIAAGDLAQFDQIIATNLRGTYIVLAQAARHVADGGRIIVLSSTAIAKAFPTYGAYIASKAGVEGLVPVLANELRGRSITVNAVAPGPVATELFFNGKSEALVEQMSKAPPLERLGQPEDIARVVSFLAGPDGGWVNAQVLRANGGLA, encoded by the coding sequence ATGAGCACGATTACAAAAGTTGCCCTGGTCACCGGGGCATCACGTGGTATCGGCCGCGCCGTTGCGCTTCGGCTGGCCGATGACGGCTTTATCGTGGTGGTAAGCTTTGCCGGTAATGCCCAAAAAGCCGCCGAGGTGGTAAACGACATCAAACAGGCTGGCGGAACGGCGATTGCGCTTCAAGCCGATGTTGCCAACACTGCCGATGTGGAGCAGCTTTTCCAGCAAGCTCTGAGCACCTTCGGCAGGATTGATGTGGTGGTCAACAGCGCCGGGATCATGTCGCTGTCGCCGATCGCCGCCGGAGACCTTGCCCAGTTTGACCAGATCATTGCGACCAACCTCCGGGGAACGTATATCGTGCTGGCACAGGCGGCACGGCACGTTGCGGACGGGGGACGGATCATCGTGCTGTCAAGCACGGCCATCGCCAAGGCCTTCCCCACCTACGGCGCCTACATTGCCTCCAAGGCGGGTGTCGAAGGTCTGGTCCCCGTGCTGGCCAATGAGCTGCGGGGCCGCAGCATTACCGTAAACGCCGTTGCCCCGGGTCCGGTTGCCACGGAGCTGTTCTTTAACGGCAAGAGCGAAGCGCTGGTCGAGCAGATGAGCAAAGCGCCCCCGTTGGAGCGGCTGGGTCAACCCGAGGATATCGCCAGGGTGGTCTCGTTTCTTGCCGGTCCCGACGGCGGCTGGGTCAACGCCCAGGTCCTGCGCGCCAACGGCGGCTTGGCCTGA